A window of the Cryptosporidium parvum Iowa II chromosome 7, whole genome shotgun sequence genome harbors these coding sequences:
- a CDS encoding extracellular protein with a signal peptide followed by a family 2 glycosyltransferase and ricin domains has protein sequence YFTLRSEIKGIEVIHRGIFDHLAPKLAEHSRNLIESGEGKFEVISSNRNFDGISLIIPIRDEDEFISKTISFTLGLNNKNLLKEIIVVDDCSKREVSDLLNKELPSSYLKYIKVIRLDKCEGLIRSRILGADASKSSVIVFMDGHCRPKENWIEPLINRLKEKPKAIVCPMIEDIDRYTWKDLGTFGLKMMFDWNFEFNWYEDFTDVIPIASGGLYAITREWWEESGKYDPGMLEWGGENIEQSIRIWRCGGEIVAEKKSRVGHIFKRDPKPNPENKLVLQVQRNQKRAAMVWLDKKRYKYFETIHDVVKSLNETQSGVDLEQRHSIKERLKCKPFSWYVDKFRASFDRGGLLLDNFRHFKHRKSGLCLTASLNEVVTGTEDKAVVFKECNERDDTQKWNVILGRRLILNRRVGLGCLTRGPSNVVENSILRVVPCEFKKALEGYNDSQYWNIDANDDLLFDHGYEDLSPMESSKLRNSLRLFNRINSIPFSNDGNDRISVNGEYAFNPSNRCVTNLNDKAVMKSCPHEENEDYIFDPIKMGKFM, from the coding sequence TATTTCACATTAAGATCAGAAATTAAAGGAATAGAAGTTATTCACAGAGGCATTTTTGATCATTTAGCTCCAAAACTTGCAGAACATTCAAGAAATCTAATAGAATCTGGTGAAGGAAAATTTGAAGTTATCTCAAGTAATAGAAATTTTGATGGTATTAGTTTAATTATACCAATTAgagatgaagatgaatttattagtaaaacaatttcttttactcttggtttaaataataagaacTTACTTAAAGAAATCATTGTTGTTGATGATTGCTCTAAGAGAGAAGTTTCTGATTTACTTAATAAAGAACTTCCAAgttcttatttaaaatatattaaagttattagATTAGACAAATGTGAAGGTTTAATTAGAAGTCGAATTCTTGGTGCTGATGCTTCTAAATCTAGTGTAATAGTATTTATGGATGGTCATTGTAGGCCTAAAGAAAATTGGATTGAACCTTTAATTAATAGACTTAAAGAAAAACCAAAAGCTATAGTTTGTCCAATGATTGAAGATATAGATAGATATACTTGGAAAGATTTAGGTACTTTTGGATTAAAAATGATGTTTGATTggaattttgaatttaattggTATGAAGATTTTACTGATGTAATTCCAATAGCATCAGGAGGATTATATGCAATAACAAGAGAATGGTGGGAAGAATCTGGTAAATATGATCCAGGAATGTTAGAATGGGGAGGAGAGAATATTGAACAATCAATAAGAATTTGGAGATGTGGAGGAGAAATAGTAGCAGAAAAGAAGAGTAGAGTAGGacatatatttaaaagagATCCAAAACCTAATCCAGAGAATAAATTAGTTTTACAAGTACAAAGAAATCAGAAAAGAGCTGCAATGGTTTGGTTAGATAAGAAAAGATATAAATACTTTGAGACAATTCATGATGTTGTGAAAAGTTTGAATGAAACTCAGAGTGGTGTAGATTTGGAACAAAGACATAGCATTAAAGAAAGATTAAAATGTAAACCATTTTCTTGGTATGTTGATAAATTTAGAGCTTCATTTGATAGAGGTGGTTTGCTATTGGATAACTTTAGACATTTTAAACATAGAAAGAGTGGACTTTGTTTAACAGCTTCTTTAAATGAAGTAGTTACTGGAACAGAAGATAAAGCAGTAGTATTTAAAGAATGTAATGAAAGAGATGATACTCAGAAGTGGAATGTAATATTAGGAAGgagattaatattaaatagaaGAGTAGGATTAGGATGTCTCACAAGGGGACCAAGTAATGTAGTAGagaattcaattttaagAGTAGTTCCTTGTGAATTTAAGAAAGCTTTAGAAGGTTATAATGACTCACAATATTGGAACATAGATGCTAatgatgatttattatttgatcaTGGTTATGAAGATTTATCTCCAATGGAATCTTCAAAGCTTAGAAACTCACTAAGATTGTTTAACAGAATTAATAGTATTCCATTTAGTAATGATGGGAATGATAGAATTTCTGTGAATGGAGAATATGCTTTTAATCCATCAAATAGATGTGTCACAAATTTGAATGATAAAGCTGTAATGAAGAGTTGTCCAcatgaagaaaatgaggACTATATATTTGACCCAATAAAGATGGGGAAGTTTATGTAG
- a CDS encoding casein kinase II, alpha subunit encodes MFRILLILYILLVILQKLSFSILSHSYNENYTNKEKDNKIPKSNHPRNIVESHEDFSSLENILEMSRLSRKNFYIKGNTIGTGRYSNVFFAWKIDLSPETKNKIGEETLVIDPYFLNLTDHQISSLRGFPVALKELKNVQEWKIIREVSILKLLNGYSDNHVNQTLLLENSQLYDQIQGKNSIIKLLDIVKYHNPIKNLNQKSISVKKHIGLVMEYINNEQFYSLLPKLTYIDLQNYMRQLLQGLSYANSLGVFHRDIKPQNIVIDINKESLKIIDWGLAEYYSKDDPDFSPRVASKYYKAPELLLGIRNYDYSVDSWSVGCLFSQMLFRLGTLKTNYFTRVFTKYPKTFVGIFLKNSLSPDVLFPGWDNNDQIVKIASLLGGDNIISISNKYNGTISDDITFSYLKRTKKIFNSTSPIFTDPRTFDFLITQENQDLVTVQALDLLSKLLTLDYKFRIHPKDALKHPFFTIHPSKHSWVVSKSSSYYSNSSPMISPKTKNNCGNKDFCPFMSFFPITYAN; translated from the coding sequence ATGTTTAGGattttactaatattatacATTTTGTTAGttattcttcaaaaactttctttttctattcTTTCTCATTcttataatgaaaattatactaataaagaaaaagataataaaatacCTAAATCAAATCATCCTCGAAATATTGTAGAAAGTCATGAagatttttcttctttggaaaatattttagaaatGAGTCGActttcaagaaaaaatttttatattaaaggAAATACTATAGGAACAGGAAGATATTCAAATGTATTTTTTGCATGGAAAATTGATTTAAGTCcagaaacaaaaaataagattGGAGAAGAAACACTTGTTATTGATCcttattttcttaatttaaCAGATCATCAAATTAGTTCTCTTAGAGGTTTTCCTGTTgctttaaaagaattaaagaatgTACAAGAATGGAAAATTATTCGAGAAGTTTCTATACTTAAATTACTTAATGGTTATTCTGATAATCATGTTAATcaaacattattattagaaaattcaCAATTATATGATCAAATACAAGGGAAAAATTCGATTATAAAACTTTTAGATATTGTTAAATATCATAAtccaataaaaaatttgaatcaaaaatCTATTAGTGTTAAAAAACATATTGGACTTGTTatggaatatattaataatgaacaATTTTATTCACTTCTTCCAAAACTTACATATATAGatcttcaaaattacaTGAGACAATTATTACAAGGACTTTCTTATGCAAATTCTTTAGGAGTATTTCATAGAGATATTAAACCACAAAATATTGTAATtgatataaataaagaatctttaaaaattattgattgGGGATTAGcagaatattattcaaaagatGATCCTGATTTTAGTCCAAGAGTTGCttccaaatattataaagCACCAGAACTTCTTTTAGGAATCAGAAATTATGATTATTCTGTGGATTCTTGGTCAGTAGGTTGTTTATTCTCACAAATGCTTTTCAGATTAGGTACTTTAAAGACCAATTATTTTACTAGAGTATTTACAAAATATCCAAAAACATTTGTTGGTATTTTTCTTAAGAATTCATTAAGTCCTGATGTACTTTTTCCAGGTTGGGACAATAATGACCAAATTGTTAAAATTGCTTCATTACTTGGAGGagataatattatttctatatctaataaatataatggAACAATTTCTGATGATATTACTTTTTCTTATCTTAAAAGAACcaaaaaaatctttaattcaaCAAGTCCAATTTTTACTGATCCAAGAACTTTTGATTTCTTAATTACTCAAGAAAATCAAGATTTAGTTACTGTTCAAGCTCTTGATTTACTTTCAAAACTTCTTACTTTGGATTACAAATTTAGAATACATCCAAAAGATGCTTTAAAACATCCTTTCTTTACTATTCATCCAAGTAAACATTCATGGGTTGtttcaaaatcttcaagttattattcaaattcatctCCCATGATTTCACCTAaaactaaaaataattgtgGAAATAAAGACTTTTGTCCTTTTATGTcattttttccaataaCTTATGCAAATTAA
- a CDS encoding protein kinase with possible transmembrane region near N-terminus yields the protein MSLTRENKDLGVESKKDDYETIGEDGKGVEKAENTLEEEEKGVGQVLEEEEKTLEENRKVLEENGKIVEGERKTIEKSVKAQEKSYIENGKSSLESFEFVVPERKKEKSQEEKRGRMRELFKVGNLIEVVYNQEEEGNKGICNSNSISSNEQRLVVFSISNILGMGAYGIVVLADICSPRKKKSRNSITVEITDSDIKEILEKLEPRASISLAKTRTKGTGWARKGGGGGGVGKKLAIKIVDLEANDTAELEDPLATARKETSIMSELQDCEQILKYYVTFSSDSFLYILMEYAEGGSLYGLYSKYGSFPEELLASVTQDVLKALIRIHGRKDGNHSNSQNYILHNDIKSANILLTENCVAKLADFGVSRKIKSEIKSNRQEDSESITKVNDIMYPFSNDQEILGSPFWMAPEIILGSGTRIQTKTGAGIGIGTGEPGASDIWSLGITVLELAFGRIPWPNFDSLEELLEYILRSPPPQKTVREEIKGLFSPEFWDFIDSCLTKDPNQRKNANFLLKHPFILLKAKRPNSLGIFIQMISGVQQNYNNSKYYIQSIFNYVNHFFSHENKAKVPTKFQSLSNQNLIKKISTSVSISRYFSRKRSTITIQNIPISSNKSSKTYLKDSENNQKTINNHYNQSQNSKSSNSLFSSTFYKSEQEQEQEQKYCNDESSLMNKKVSVGKMHKCLEYSLIEFNQLDLKDSSSHFSSNSLPSSNELVLNSKYKLSNSEKQDSRKSNTKFFGAKKHSREKIISWSKNKGKKNKLVKEKVQINCKKTYQKKNSQNTISNHTETALLSSNRKEKTKLKTQKFFFSSCCSKNAI from the coding sequence ATGTCTTTGACAAGAGAGAATAAAGATTTGGGGGTTGAAAGTAAGAAAGATGACTATGAAACAATAGGAGAAGATGGAAAAGGAGTAGAGAAAGCTGAGAATACtttagaagaagaggagAAAGGAGTGGGGCAAGTTctagaagaagaggaaaaaaCTTTAGAAGAAAACAGGAAGGTTTTAGAAGAAAACGGGAAGATTGTAGAAGGAGAGAGGAAAACTATAGAAAAATCCGTGAAAGCACAAGAAAAAAGTTATATAGAAAATGGCAAATCTTCTTTGgaatcttttgaatttgtaGTTCCcgaaagaaaaaaagaaaagagcCAAGAAGAAAAGAGAGGAAGAATGAGAGAACTATTTAAAGTGGGGAATTTGATTGAAGTGGTCTATAATCAGGAGGAAGAGGGGAATAAAGGTATTTGCAATAGTAATAGTATTAGCAGTAATGAACAGAGATTGGTAGTTTTTTCAATCTCAAATATACTTGGAATGGGAGCTTATGGGATTGTGGTATTAGCAGATATATGTAGTccaagaaaaaagaaaagtagAAATTCCATCACAGTTGAGATAACTGACTCAGATATAAAGGAGATACTGGAAAAACTGGAGCCAAGAGCATCTATATCTTTAGCTAAAACAAGAACAAAAGGAACAGGATGGGCTAGGaaaggaggaggaggaggaggagtTGGAAAGAAGTTAGCTATAAAGATTGTGGATTTAGAAGCAAATGACACAGCAGAATTGGAGGACCCACTAGCTACAGCTAGAAAGGAAACAAGTATAATGTCAGAATTACAAGATTGCGAAcaaattctgaaatattatGTGACTTTTTCCTCagattcttttttataCATATTAATGGAATATGCAGAAGGGGGATCACTTTATGGTTTATATAGTAAATATGGGAGTTTTCCAGAAGAGTTGCTTGCTTCAGTTACTCAGGACGTATTAAAGGCATTAATAAGAATTCATGGACGAAAAGATGGAAATCATTCCAATTCTCAAAACTATATTCTTCATAATGATATAAAGAGTGCTAATATCTTACTAACTGAAAATTGTGTAGCAAAATTGGCAGACTTTGGAGTTTCTAGGAAAATTAAGTCtgaaataaaaagtaaTCGTCAGGAAGATTCTGAATCAATCACTAAAGTTAACGATATTATGTATCCTTTTTCTAATGACCAAGAAATACTAGGAAGTCCTTTTTGGATGGCTCCTGAGATTATTTTGGGGTCTGGAACTAGAATTCAAACTAAAACTGGGGCTGGAATTGGAATTGGAACTGGAGAACCAGGAGCTTCTGATATTTGGTCTCTTGGAATAACTGTATTAGAACTAGCTTTTGGGAGGATCCCTTGGCcaaattttgattctttagaagaattattggaatatattttaagaTCTCCTCCTCCTCAAAAGACTGTGagagaagaaattaaaggTTTGTTTTCACCAGAATTCTGGGATTTTATTGACTCTTGTTTGACAAAAGATCcaaatcaaagaaaaaatgctaattttcttttaaaacaTCCCTTTATTTTACTTAAAGCTAAGAGACCTAATTCTTTAGGAATATTTATACAAATGATCTCTGGTGTTCAACAAAACTATAACAAttctaaatattatatacaaagtatatttaattatgttaatcattttttcaGTCATGAAAATAAAGCTAAAGTTCCTACTAAGTTTCAATCTTTGTCAAATCAAAATCTAATCAAGAAAATCAGCACTAGTGTTTCCATTAGTAGATATTTTAGTAGAAAAAGAAGTACTATTactattcaaaatattccaatttcTTCCAATAAGTCCTCCAAGACATATCTTAAAGACTCGGAAAATAACCAAAAAACCATTAATAACCATTATAATCAATCACAAAACTCCAAATCTTCCAATTCTCTCTTCTCATCTACATTTTATAAATCAGAACAAGAACAAGAACaagaacaaaaatattgcaATGATGAGTCTTCCCTCATGAATAAAAAGGTTTCTGTGGGAAAAATGCACAAATGCTTAGAGTACtcattaattgaattcaaTCAACTTGATCTCAAAGACTCTTCTTCtcatttttcttcaaactCCCTCCCTTCCTCTAATGAACTAGTCTTAAATTCTAAATATAAGTTGTCTAACTCAGAAAAACAAGATTCCAGAAAATCTAATACCAAAttttttggcgccaaaaaaCATTCtagagaaaaaattatcagTTGGtctaaaaataaaggtaaaaaaaataaacttgtaaaagaaaaagttcAAATAAACTGTAAAAAAACttatcaaaagaaaaattctcaaaatacCATAAGTAATCACACAGAAACTGCTCTTTTATCTTCAAATAGAAAGGAGAAAACCAAATTAAAAACtcaaaaattctttttttcttcttgttGTAGCAAAAATGCAATTTAA
- a CDS encoding hypothetical protein (with signal peptide and 2 cryptosporidium-specific paralogs, putative secreted protein) produces the protein MKLIFTISTALAFVGACLAENFDQFYMPTQVVPGLHPPSQHSAALTGAVTNMYMSGPWMSPLEHKKWVDSLREYRLPIGYIPIARRYQRVKESAVLERARQWAEIAAWRFQSDPKYSNSPFKYTVKDFETMFQKFSTFGWSQEACEQVLLDMGIHSENTETWCSNIEPWGHDECADLAWPDFVLVDDIENRFRGKLEQQSICRLVQLVRPSQLPNVKYRTVYDVCQQNILALRDPLTVETVTQEDAETICKMMDFTMTPECKRVPPRHIQKAQELSVAFGEAIFPRLLDFRVSDACKVVSAMKDEESQTLEFCRNEMISLLWNRAANMGDTVSPWGWDIVSQFVEACQEVYKKHSKRQKELEEKAVILTGGFFNPTQTYTTRWWKTSPIGQKLAVLLSSEPALSQSLQEGIISPTQLMWAYNIYDEYKAMGFNVYSLIEVVNMVREFNINEPQITCESILNSYLGKFENNDENAPREQFTGAEVRKMCSAMEKQSVEICRRFLVSPLIGIARDVRSYFLKELRGNTLMQLEDVCLLVAAMNVPKISPSKGSVQRRCSHAMNRFVLKNVNLTFAQRYGLTATQQEEICIRMDFWGSESCDKLPMTRRPIIHPFTRKIYDLSKRYGILEYRFDEICKAFELMGDNPPREKCEFVMISEFFGRWLDTSNSLFQLSHHACSSFFERRTSGKELNEIKKALNSIKDFMDGKGEYQLPSAEKTYQQFMDDKIKATKTKTRRYDVMPSLTEGSQVESLPGVLKTLESIEASNSPGIDDVRGKYYSALTKVQLEMLNRIVSHKPTKDEKRTTVEAFAKVIYKLNQFTVLESCTGQLVDDLGYSIESAKSICALIDPLQSESCLSAQRIDFITAKQLHQKLASKTGFSQFINLSHLCDVVNYVNILKYANKVKQGRMRIATPSCRNAVKTILFPKYLSAQSNQMLSQICSILDITSDQNFNGGVLKTNLERYYAFKLADSYGHRLDLLPKKRTHPITWQLIMGVVRRIKPTGQAKVTRSQCTSAMQAVFGKFRQFSPVESTEACCLAFGCPDFVVNGDFLSPPASNEASAQQDTSVFATTGRTLESPTQDFSQ, from the coding sequence CCACCATCACAACATTCAGCAGCTTTAACTGGAGCAGTTACGAATATGTATATGTCGGGTCCATGGATGAGTCCATTAGAACATAAAAAGTGGGTAGACAGTTTAAGAGAATATAGACTTCCTATTGGTTATATTCCAATTGCTAGAAGATACCAAAGAGTTAAAGAAAGTGCCGTTCTTGAAAGAGCCAGACAATGGGCTGAAATTGCAGCTTGGAGATTCCAATCTGATCCAAAATATTCCAACAGTCCATTCAAGTATACTGTTAAGGATTTTGAAACTATGTTCCAAAAGTTCTCTACTTTTGGATGGAGTCAGGAGGCTTGTGAACAGGTTCTTTTGGATATGGGAATTCATTCTGAAAATACTGAGACCTGGTGCTCAAATATAGAACCATGGGGCCATGATGAATGTGCTGACTTGGCATGGCCAGATTTTGTTCTTGttgatgatattgaaaaCAGGTTCAGAGGAAAGCTTGAACAACAATCAATCTGTAGATTGGTTCAACTTGTTAGACCTTCCCAGCTTCCTAATGTCAAATATCGAACTGTTTATGATGTTTGTCAACAAAATATCTTAGCTTTGAGAGATCCACTTACTGTTGAAACAGTTACTCAAGAGGATGCTGAAACCATATGTAAAATGATGGACTTTACTATGACTCCAGAATGTAAAAGAGTTCCTCCAAGGCACATTCAAAAGGCTCAAGAATTGTCTGTTGCTTTTGGTGAAGCTATATTTCCGAGGTTACTTGATTTCAGAGTTAGTGATGCTTGTAAGGTTGTATCTGCAATGAAAGATGAAGAAAGTCAAACTCTTGAGTTCTGTAGAAATGAAAtgatttctttattatgGAACAGAGCTGCTAATATGGGAGATACTGTTTCTCCATGGGGATGGGATATTGTCTCTCAATTTGTTGAAGCTTGTCAAGAGGTATACAAGAAACATTCCAAGAGACAAAAggaattagaagaaaaggCTGTTATTTTAACTGGTGGCTTCTTCAATCCTACTCAAACATATACTACCAGATGGTGGAAGACTTCTCCTATTGGTCAAAAGTTGGCTGTTCTCTTAAGCAGTGAGCCAGCTTTAAGCCAATCTTTACAAGAAGGAATTATCTCGCCTACTCAGCTTATGTGGGCTTATAACATCTATGATGAGTATAAGGCTATGGGATTCAATGTTTACTCTCTAATTGAAGTTGTTAATATGGTTAGAGAATTTAACATTAATGAACCACAAATTACTTGTGAGTCTATCCTTAACTCATATTTGGGAAAGTTTGAGAATAACGATGAAAATGCTCCTAGAGAACAATTCACTGGAGCTGAGGTTAGAAAGATGTGTTCTGCAATGGAGAAACAATCTGTTGAAATCTGTAGAAGATTCTTAGTTTCTCCATTGATTGGTATTGCTAGAGATGTTAGATCTTACTTCTTAAAGGAATTAAGAGGAAATACATTGATGCAGCTTGAAGATGTTTGTCTATTAGTTGCAGCAATGAATGTTCCAAAGATTAGTCCATCAAAAGGATCAGTTCAAAGAAGATGTTCTCATGCTATGAATCGATTTGTATTGAAAAATGTTAATTTGACTTTTGCTCAAAGATATGGTTTAACTGCAACACAACAAGAGGAGATATGTATTAGAATGGACTTCTGGGGATCTGAATCATGTGATAAATTACCTATGACTAGAAGACCAATTATTCATCCTTTCACTAGGAAGATTTATGATCTTTCAAAGAGGTATGGTATTCTTGAATATAGATTTGATGAAATCTGTAAAGCTTTTGAATTGATGGGAGATAATCCACCCAGAGAGAAATGTGAATTTGTAATGATTTCAGAATTCTTTGGAAGATGGTTAGATACTAGTAATTCACTTTTCCAACTGTCTCATCATGCCTGTTCTTCATTCTTTGAGAGAAGAACTTCAGGTAAAGAGCTTAATGAGATCAAGAAAGCTCTTAATAGCATTAAAGACTTTATGGATGGTAAAGGCGAATATCAACTCCCATCTGCAGAAAAGACTTATCAACAATTTATGGATGATAAGATTAAAGCAACCAAGACAAAGACTAGAAGATATGATGTTATGCCAAGCTTAACAGAAGGTAGTCAAGTAGAATCATTACCAGGAGTTCTTAAGACATTGGAATCTATTGAAGCATCAAATTCTCCAGGAATTGATGATGTTAGAGGAAAGTATTATTCAGCTTTGACAAAAGTACAATTAGAGATGTTGAATCGTATTGTGTCTCATAAGCCAACAAAGGATGAGAAGAGAACAACAGTCGAAGCATTTGCTAAGGTTATTTACaaattgaatcaatttACTGTATTGGAGAGCTGTACTGGTCAATTAGTTGATGATCTTGGATATTCAATTGAATCAGCAAAATCAATTTGTGCTTTAATAGATCCATTACAAAGTGAAAGTTGTTTATCAGCTCAAAGAATTGACTTTATTACTGCTAAACAATTACATCAAAAACTTGCGTCAAAAACAGGATTCTCCCAATTCATCAATCTGTCTCATCTTTGTGATGTAGTTAACTATGTAAATATTCTCAAGTATGCAAACAAAGTAAAACAAGGAAGAATGAGAATTGCTACTCCATCTTGTAGAAATGCAGTAAAGACAATACTTTTCCCAAAATACTTATCAGCTCAAAGTAACCAGATGTTATCTCAGATTTGTTCAATATTGGATATTACTTCAGATCAAAACTTCAATGGAGGAGTTCTTAAGACTAATTTGGAGAGATACTATGCATTCAAATTAGCTGATTCATATGGTCATAGACTTGATCTTTTACCAAAGAAGAGAACTCATCCAATTACTTGGCAATTAATAATGGGAGTTGTGAGAAGAATTAAGCCAACAGGACAAGCTAAAGTAACAAGATCACAATGTACTAGTGCAATGCAAGCAGTTTTTGGTAAATTCAGACAATTCAGTCCAGTAGAATCAACAGAAGCTTGTTGTCTTGCTTTTGGATGTCCTGATTTTGTTGTTAATGGGGATTTCCTTTCTCCACCAGCTTCAAATGAAGCTTCTGCTCAGCAGGATACATCGGTTTTTGCAACTACAGGACGTACTTTAGAGTCTCCAACTCAAGATTTTTCCCAATAA